A portion of the Kazachstania africana CBS 2517 chromosome 2, complete genome genome contains these proteins:
- the KAFR0B05560 gene encoding putative phosphotransferase (similar to Saccharomyces cerevisiae YDR109C; ancestral locus Anc_8.257), giving the protein MGRFQNPLTNGKEKGGDNFHFIGVDVGTGSVRACVIDRKGDILALVDKPISREELKPGFITQSSEEIWDSICFCVRKVIADAKIPANKVIGIGFDATCSLAVVDKDTLEGLAVGPQFSKNDQNIIMWMDHRASQETDEINSIYDAPLKYVGGKMSIEMEMPKIKWLKNHMPRETFRKAVFFDLPDYLTFKATGMQNRSLCSAVCKQGLLPIGVEGSTEGWSRTFLSNTGLPELIENEFERIGGPGNNSRNFLSAGEYVSTLSKSSGEQLGLTESCVVGSGLIDAYAGLIGTIAARIDESARTQDDANGQDLQNAIGRLAAVAGTSTCHITLSDKPIFVNGVWGPYKDILAKDYWCAEGGQSCTGELLKHVITTHPAYEELKIKAAKSKLDLFECLNEIIRDLAEQKGTCTILELTKGLFLYGDYHGNRSPIADPRMRASIIGQSMDTTVESLALIYLAACEFIAHQTRHIITKMNEAGHSIRSIYMSGGQCRNNILMELLADFTGLPVVIPKYIDAAVVFGAALIGATAWDVFNQCETNDDRVPQVEHTLWNAMVKMTGNGTTIAPKVNRHASQALLNTKYKIYMDMAKTQKKYRSLIDDSLSVQ; this is encoded by the coding sequence ATGGGTAGATTTCAGAATCCTTTAACCaatggaaaagaaaaaggagGTGATAATTTCCACTTTATTGGTGTTGATGTCGGCACAGGCTCTGTAAGAGCCTGCGTGATTGACAGAAAGGGAGATATTTTGGCTTTAGTTGATAAGCCTATTAGTAGGGAGGAATTGAAACCAGGTTTCATAACACAATCCTCGGAAGAAATTTGGGATAGTATCTGTTTCTGTGTTCGGAAAGTCATCGCTGACGCTAAGATTCCTGCTAATAAGGTCATTGGTATTGGTTTCGACGCAACCTGTTCACTGGCCGTAGTAGATAAGGATACTTTGGAAGGACTTGCTGTAGGCCCGCAATTTTCCAAGAATgatcaaaatatcattatgTGGATGGATCACAGAGCATCGCAGGAGACAGAtgaaataaattcaatttatgATGCCCCTTTGAAGTATGTAGGCGGCAAAATGTCAATTGAAATGGAAATGCCAAAAATTAAGTGGTTGAAAAATCATATGCCAAGAGAAACATTTCGAAAGGCCGTGTTTTTTGACCTGCCTGATTACTTAACTTTCAAGGCCACAGGAATGCAAAATAGATCTCTTTGTTCAGCAGTTTGCAAACAAGGTTTACTTCCAATTGGGGTAGAAGGTTCAACTGAAGGTTGGTCAAGAACGTTTCTTAGTAACACTGGCTTGCCAGAATTAATAGAAAACGAATTTGAAAGGATTGGGGGTCCAGGCAACAATTCCAGGAATTTCTTAAGTGCAGGTGAATATGTTTCGACATTATCCAAAAGTTCAGGCGAGCAACTTGGCTTGACCGAGAGTTGCGTCGTTGGTTCAGGTTTAATAGATGCATATGCAGGACTTATAGGAACAATAGCTGCAAGGATAGATGAAAGTGCGCGCACCCAGGATGATGCGAATGGGCAAGATCTACAAAACGCAATAGGTAGGCTTGCTGCTGTTGCCGGGACCTCTACATGCCATATAACCTTATCAGATAAGCCTATCTTTGTTAATGGTGTCTGGGGACCTTATAAAGATATCTTGGCCAAGGATTATTGGTGTGCTGAAGGAGGGCAGAGCTGTACAGGCGAATTGTTGAAACATGTCATAACGACACATCCAGCATACGAAGAGCTCAAAATAAAGGCTGCGAAGTCAAAACTTGACCTTTTTGAATGTCTGAATGAGATTATACGCGATCTTGCCGAGCAAAAGGGTACATGTACGATATTGGAGTTAACGAAAGGCCTATTTCTTTATGGTGATTACCATGGAAATAGATCTCCCATTGCAGATCCCCGAATGAGGGCTTCTATTATTGGACAATCCATGGACACAACGGTAGAATCCTTGGCACTTATATACTTAGCAGCATGTGAATTCATAGCACATCAAACGCGACATATCATTacaaaaatgaatgaaGCTGGGCACTCAATACGGAGCATATACATGTCAGGGGGTCAATGtagaaataatatattaatGGAATTGTTGGCTGACTTTACAGGTTTACCCGTTGTTATTCCCAAATATATTGATGCTGCTGTCGTGTTCGGAGCAGCATTAATAGGTGCAACTGCATGGGACGTTTTTAATCAGTGCGAAACTAATGATGATAGAGTTCCACAGGTTGAACATACTTTATGGAATGCTATGGTTAAAATGACAGGTAACGGTACGACTATTGCACCGAAAGTGAATAGGCACGCTTCACAAGCGCTTTTGAATACTAAGTATAAAATTTACATGGATATGGCAAAAACACAGAAAAAATACAGAAGTTTAATTGACGACAGCTTGAGCGTGCAATAG
- the TRS85 gene encoding Trs85p (similar to Saccharomyces cerevisiae GSG1 (YDR108W); ancestral locus Anc_8.255) — protein MINFSYEHYMNLLFHLECSDENIPSEIARRIVSHAIAPVITVTSTPELDKHIQDTYSIDSLYMLLRFFGGCVSDRDQASESKANAPHSSSSLTTTKTTRARSRSNSLFQRDSTQSQYIRFTRPLPDLVERHDKNDMLFDHHSLESYLRQYLELVEKFTFDSTSHQLLKKSLYHNFFSLAISSTTTLSPFESFNHPIMSLIALDITNSQSYEDAKGLLIKFKNLHNTIDKFPIYINTYDMLPVFLLCYNADSPEEVQQCEELSVKIKKQLFVESISLPLWKNSYQTEPFIKLHQPVMSSLDEMIYFLQSDEQNTLPIELTNTTYDMLEKLVYALLIPFMQRKIAFWEETVLQPKKSIFHGSKFLKKLMSRASTSSHQQQNILTKDHDGNEYFASSSPELLLRKLADWSIMLSDFKTGYATYEILSHDLELFPKYLASCLEWEAVSLLMGAQNIVTVKMMKNDISPLIDRALDAYDACAANTHLSNKKIGPTNESTSLEPVLSYETRCLILSSELFLSLSDTWTSTPYAINYLESILEESRLGPCSRIMIWERLSDCYDLRVDPRIKSKVEQVQKQDNLEEPADNEHRILNSQDDLNPSNIVSQGLTRKRKAAFFRLLAAKMWAEQGQWKQVKWCLDNITDIYSRVGLVNRDDLILTRLREEYNIAVSDSK, from the coding sequence ATGATAAATTTCTCATATGAGCATTATATGAACCTTCTGTTTCATTTAGAGTGTagtgatgaaaatataccGTCTGAAATTGCCAGAAGAATTGTATCCCATGCTATAGCGCCCGTGATTACCGTTACTTCAACACCTGAATTAGATAAACATATACAAGATACCTACTCAATTGACTCTCTTTATATGTTGCTAAGATTTTTTGGTGGTTGTGTCTCAGATAGAGATCAGGCTAGCGAATCGAAAGCAAATGCACCTCATTCATCGTCCAGCTTAACAACCACCAAGACTACACGTGCTAGAAGCAGGTCGAACAGTCTCTTTCAGAGAGATTCGACGCAATCCCAATATATTAGATTTACGCGGCCCTTACCAGACCTTGTAGAACGTCATGATAAGAATGATATGCTTTTTGACCATCACTCATTGGAATCATACTTACGCCAATATTTAGAATTAGTTGAGAAGTTTACATTTGATTCGACTTCTCATCAGCTACTAAAAAAGTCCCTATACCATAACTTCTTCTCGTTGGCAATCTCTTCTACAACAACTCTATCACCGTTTGAATCCTTCAATCATCCAATCATGTCTTTGATTGCGTTAGATATAACTAACTCACAATCATACGAGGACGCTAAAGGACTCCtaatcaaattcaaaaatttgcataatacaattgataaatttccCATTTACATTAACACATACGATATGTTACCGGTATTTCTTTTGTGCTATAATGCTGATTCACCAGAAGAAGTTCAACAATGTGAAGAGCTTTCCGTTAAGATCAAGAAGCAGTTATTTGTAGAAAGCATATCCCTACCTTTATGGAAAAATTCTTATCAAACAGAGCCATTCATCAAATTGCATCAACCTGTAATGTCATCATTAGATGaaatgatttattttttacaatCCGATGAACAAAACACCTTGCCAATAGAACTAACGAATACAACGTACGATATGCTCGAAAAATTAGTATATGCCCTACTGATTCCATTCATGCAACGTAAGATAGCATTCTGGGAAGAGACAGTTTTACAGCCAAAAAAATCGATTTTTCATGGATCaaagtttttgaagaaactaATGTCAAGAGCATCTACTTCGTCGCATCAACAACAGAATATCTTAACAAAAGACCACGATGGGAATGAGTATTTCGCTTCTTCATCTCCTGAGCTCTTATTAAGGAAGTTAGCTGACTGGTCTATTATGCTTTCCGATTTCAAAACTGGCTATGCGACTTACGAGATATTAAGTCATGATCTGGAACTGTTTCCAAAATATCTGGCCTCCTGTTTAGAATGGGAAGCTGTTTCTCTTCTAATGGGTGCCCAAAATATTGTTACAGtcaaaatgatgaagaatgaCATAAGCCCTTTAATCGATAGGGCATTGGACGCCTATGATGCTTGTGCAGCAAATACACACCTGagtaataaaaaaattggccCCACAAATGAATCTACCTCCTTAGAGCCCGTACTTTCATATGAAACTCGATgtttaattttatcttctgagctttttctttctttaagCGATACGTGGACTTCCACACCTTACGCAATCAACTACTTAGAATCTATTCTTGAAGAATCAAGGTTAGGTCCCTGTTCTCGTATCATGATCTGGGAAAGATTAAGTGATTGCTATGACTTACGAGTAGATCCGAGAATAAAATCTAAAGTAGAACAAGTGCAAAAGCAAGACAATCTAGAAGAGCCTGCTGACAACGAACATCGTATACTAAACTCTCAGGACGATTTGAACCCAAGTAACATTGTTTCACAAGGGCTAACGAGAAAACGTAAAGCTGCGTTCTTCAGATTACTTGCCGCAAAGATGTGGGCTGAACAAGGACAATGGAAACAAGTAAAATGGTGCTTGGACAACATAACAGATATTTATTCTCGAGTCGGCTTGGTTAACAGAGACGATCTAATTCTAACGAGATTAAGAGAAGAATACAATATAGCTGTTAGCGACAGTAAATGA